A genomic segment from Burkholderia plantarii encodes:
- a CDS encoding porin has protein sequence MKTSLSLIAAAAIACTTTAHAQSSVTLYGIVDAGYRYNSNAGGKTQSAIAGGNESASRFGLTGSEELGGGYKAVFTLENGFTTTTGALQAGLLFGRQAFVGLGTPYGTVTLGRQYLTLSSYLGAFASGTDWAARGAGWGYHPAGLDDVDGTERANNAIKYVSPRYRGVQVGATYSLGGVAGQVTRNEMISAGIDYLQGPFHAALAYLYVKNPNFALFGNNATSSATGNNFASPIFSGYASAAAQRELGAGASYEFGKLTAGLIYTNTRFTDLGGTPVAGLVTPANELGKTASFNTAEANLKYRLAPALLLGVAYSYTRVSSYQGLSGASYQQWNLGADYALSKRTDLYCVLLHETAAGFDSTGHRAVAALTFATPSASDAQTGFTIGIRHLF, from the coding sequence ATGAAAACTTCGCTGTCGCTGATCGCCGCCGCCGCGATCGCCTGCACGACGACGGCCCACGCGCAGAGCAGCGTGACGCTGTACGGCATCGTCGATGCCGGCTATCGCTACAACAGCAACGCGGGCGGCAAGACGCAGTCCGCGATTGCCGGCGGCAACGAGAGCGCCTCGCGCTTCGGCCTGACCGGCAGCGAGGAACTGGGCGGCGGCTACAAGGCGGTGTTCACGCTCGAGAACGGCTTCACCACCACCACCGGCGCGCTGCAGGCCGGCCTGCTGTTCGGCCGCCAGGCTTTCGTCGGGCTTGGCACGCCTTACGGCACCGTCACGCTGGGCCGTCAGTACCTGACGCTGTCGAGCTATCTCGGCGCGTTCGCGTCCGGCACCGACTGGGCCGCGCGCGGCGCGGGCTGGGGCTACCACCCGGCCGGCCTCGACGACGTGGACGGCACCGAGCGCGCCAACAACGCGATCAAGTACGTGAGCCCGCGCTATCGCGGCGTGCAGGTGGGCGCAACCTACAGCCTCGGCGGCGTGGCCGGGCAGGTCACGCGCAACGAGATGATCTCGGCCGGCATCGACTATCTGCAGGGGCCGTTCCATGCCGCGCTGGCCTACCTGTACGTGAAGAATCCGAACTTCGCGCTGTTCGGCAACAACGCCACCAGCAGCGCGACCGGCAACAACTTCGCGAGCCCGATCTTCAGCGGCTACGCGAGTGCCGCCGCGCAGCGCGAGCTTGGCGCGGGCGCCTCCTACGAGTTCGGCAAGCTCACGGCCGGGCTGATCTACACCAACACGCGCTTCACCGACCTCGGCGGCACGCCGGTGGCGGGCCTCGTCACGCCGGCCAATGAACTCGGCAAGACCGCCAGCTTCAACACCGCCGAGGCGAACCTCAAGTACCGCCTCGCGCCCGCGCTGCTGCTCGGCGTGGCCTATTCCTACACGCGCGTGAGTTCGTACCAGGGCCTGAGCGGCGCGAGCTACCAGCAGTGGAACCTCGGCGCCGACTACGCGCTGTCGAAACGGACCGACCTGTATTGCGTGCTGCTGCACGAGACGGCCGCCGGTTTCGATTCGACCGGCCATCGCGCGGTGGCCGCGCTGACCTTCGCGACGCCGTCGGCGAGCGACGCGCAGACCGGCTTCACGATCGGCATCCGCCATCTGTTCTGA